In Bradyrhizobium lablabi, one DNA window encodes the following:
- a CDS encoding acyl-CoA dehydrogenase family protein, whose product MSIDFEIPTEAKAIREKVRKWVHEECIPAEKELDSKPLDEVLGKLRKKARAQGLWCPFVPKEYGGMGLGPLANALVQMELGESMLGALSMNTQGPDDASMMTILEHGTPYQKEKFLKPLLNGEKRICFSMTEKAAGADATGMQTSAVKDGNENYILNGEKWFSSSASVADMAMVMAKTDPDAPRHKQYSTFLVELPNPGYKIKRNIKNMAIEGPHADVIHGGHSEIEIRDLKVPADNLLGGEGNGFNMGQHRLAYGRLRHGMHNIAKAQRALDMAAEHVTKRSTFGVLLADRQAVQFMLADCASELYIGRLMLLHIAYKAEKGLDLRQENSIAKVFLAHMVHKVIDTAIQLHGALGFSQDTPLAKWYTQVRSQRLVDGPDEVHKWRVGRNVIKAYREHGTTASAAGGDLL is encoded by the coding sequence ATGTCGATCGATTTCGAAATCCCGACTGAAGCCAAGGCGATCCGCGAGAAAGTCCGCAAATGGGTGCATGAGGAATGCATTCCGGCGGAGAAGGAGCTCGACAGCAAGCCGCTCGACGAAGTGCTCGGCAAGCTGCGAAAGAAAGCGCGCGCGCAAGGGTTGTGGTGCCCGTTCGTGCCGAAGGAATATGGCGGCATGGGCTTGGGCCCGCTCGCCAACGCGCTGGTGCAGATGGAGCTCGGCGAAAGCATGCTGGGCGCGCTGTCGATGAACACGCAAGGCCCCGACGATGCCTCGATGATGACGATCCTCGAGCATGGCACGCCCTACCAGAAGGAAAAATTCTTAAAGCCGCTGCTGAACGGCGAGAAGCGCATCTGCTTCTCGATGACGGAAAAGGCGGCGGGTGCGGACGCCACCGGCATGCAGACATCAGCCGTGAAGGACGGCAACGAGAATTACATCCTCAACGGCGAAAAATGGTTCTCGTCGTCCGCAAGCGTCGCCGACATGGCGATGGTGATGGCCAAGACCGATCCGGACGCGCCGCGCCACAAGCAATATTCGACCTTCCTCGTGGAGTTGCCGAACCCCGGCTACAAGATCAAGCGCAACATCAAGAACATGGCGATCGAAGGCCCGCACGCCGACGTGATCCACGGCGGCCATTCCGAAATCGAGATCAGGGATTTGAAAGTGCCGGCCGACAACCTGCTCGGCGGCGAGGGCAACGGTTTTAACATGGGCCAGCATCGGCTTGCCTATGGCCGGCTGCGCCACGGCATGCACAACATCGCAAAAGCCCAGCGCGCGCTCGACATGGCGGCGGAGCATGTGACAAAGCGCTCGACCTTCGGCGTGCTGCTGGCCGACCGGCAAGCGGTGCAGTTCATGCTCGCCGACTGCGCCAGCGAGCTCTATATCGGGAGGTTGATGCTGCTGCACATCGCCTACAAGGCCGAAAAGGGCCTTGATCTGCGGCAGGAAAATTCGATCGCGAAAGTATTTCTGGCGCACATGGTGCACAAGGTGATCGACACCGCGATCCAGTTGCACGGCGCACTCGGCTTCAGCCAGGATACGCCGCTGGCGAAATGGTACACCCAAGTGCGCTCGCAGCGGCTGGTCGACGGCCCCGACGAGGTGCACAAATGGCGGGTCGGCCGCAATGTCATCAAGGCGTACCGCGAGCACGGCACCACGGCGTCGGCTGCGGGTGGGGATTTGCTCTAA
- a CDS encoding alpha/beta fold hydrolase has protein sequence MPDLADLFPGYASEWINTASGRIFARVGGKGPPLLLLHGFSETHVMWHRVAPWLAEKFTVIIADLPGYGWSDMPDSDKDHAPYTKRAMAQGIVEAMERLGHVHFALAGHDRGGRVAYRLALDHPGRLSRLAVLDILPTYDYWERMNRLYALKIYHWTFLAQPAPLPETLIGGNPDFFLRTKMASQTKSKNLDSIDPRALEHYLRAFRDPSRVHAMCEDYRAGAYADFEIDKVDHDSGKKITIPMLALWGDAGIASAAATPLDSWKKWATNVAGAPIDSGHFLTEENPDATAKALLEFFVAA, from the coding sequence ATGCCCGATCTCGCCGACCTGTTTCCCGGTTATGCTTCCGAATGGATCAACACCGCCTCCGGCCGCATCTTTGCCCGCGTCGGCGGCAAGGGGCCGCCGCTATTGTTGCTGCATGGGTTTTCCGAGACGCATGTGATGTGGCACCGAGTGGCGCCGTGGCTTGCGGAAAAATTCACCGTCATCATCGCCGATCTGCCGGGCTATGGCTGGTCGGATATGCCGGACAGCGACAAGGATCACGCGCCCTACACCAAGCGCGCGATGGCGCAGGGAATCGTGGAAGCGATGGAGCGGCTCGGCCATGTGCACTTTGCGCTCGCCGGGCACGATCGCGGCGGCCGCGTGGCGTATCGGCTGGCGCTCGATCATCCCGGCCGGCTGTCGCGGCTCGCGGTATTGGATATTCTGCCGACCTATGACTATTGGGAGCGGATGAACCGGCTCTATGCGCTGAAAATCTATCACTGGACGTTTCTGGCGCAGCCGGCGCCGCTGCCGGAGACGCTGATCGGCGGCAATCCCGACTTCTTCCTGCGCACCAAGATGGCGAGCCAGACCAAATCCAAAAACCTCGACAGCATCGATCCGCGCGCGCTGGAGCATTATCTCAGGGCCTTCCGCGATCCCTCGCGGGTGCACGCGATGTGCGAGGATTATCGCGCCGGCGCCTATGCCGATTTCGAGATCGATAAGGTGGATCACGATTCCGGCAAGAAGATCACGATCCCGATGCTGGCGCTGTGGGGCGATGCCGGCATCGCCAGCGCCGCGGCAACGCCACTCGATAGCTGGAAGAAATGGGCGACCAATGTTGCGGGCGCGCCGATCGATTCCGGTCATTTTCTGACGGAAGAAAATCCGGACGCGACAGCGAAGGCGCTGCTGGAGTTTTTTGTGGCGGCGTGA
- a CDS encoding winged helix-turn-helix domain-containing protein yields the protein MAELDDIIHQPLRLRIMAALNALPAAAGLEFSRLKKLTGATDGNLGAHIETLSKAGYVAVEKAFVGKKPQTTVTATASGRGAFARHVASLQEIIAASARDS from the coding sequence ATGGCCGAGCTCGACGACATCATCCACCAGCCGCTGCGCTTGCGGATCATGGCGGCATTGAACGCGCTGCCGGCCGCCGCAGGCCTCGAATTCTCCCGGCTGAAAAAGCTCACGGGCGCAACCGACGGCAATCTCGGCGCCCACATCGAGACGCTTTCCAAGGCCGGCTATGTCGCCGTGGAAAAAGCCTTTGTCGGCAAGAAGCCGCAGACCACGGTGACCGCGACAGCCTCCGGCCGCGGCGCCTTCGCCCGCCATGTCGCGTCCTTGCAGGAAATCATCGCCGCCTCGGCGCGCGATAGCTAG
- a CDS encoding nucleoside deaminase has translation MIRGMTAPSFMDLALKTAENAGKSGEVPIGCVIVRNYEVIATAGNRTLTDRDPTAHAEILAIRQAADAIGTERLVDCDLYVTLEPCTMCAAAISFARIRRLYYGAADPKGGAVDSGVRFFASPTCHHVPEVYSAVGETEAATLLREFFKVRR, from the coding sequence ATGATACGAGGCATGACTGCCCCTTCTTTCATGGATTTGGCGCTGAAAACCGCGGAAAACGCCGGAAAATCCGGCGAAGTTCCGATCGGCTGCGTGATCGTGCGGAATTACGAGGTGATCGCCACCGCCGGCAACCGGACGCTGACCGACCGCGATCCGACCGCGCATGCCGAAATCCTGGCGATCCGGCAGGCCGCAGACGCCATCGGCACCGAGCGGCTGGTCGATTGCGACCTCTATGTCACGCTGGAGCCCTGCACGATGTGCGCTGCCGCGATCTCGTTCGCGCGGATCAGGCGGCTCTATTACGGCGCCGCCGATCCCAAGGGCGGCGCGGTCGATTCCGGCGTGCGGTTTTTTGCGTCACCCACCTGCCATCACGTGCCGGAGGTTTACTCCGCGGTCGGTGAGACCGAAGCGGCGACGCTGCTGCGGGAATTTTTCAAGGTGCGGCGGTGA
- a CDS encoding alpha/beta hydrolase — MLKWLLRASGVLKWALCGVGVLAVLLTAMIATPLKNPPELHSVSAARKNVDYSNLPAIERFQARDGTMLGFRHYSASGPASGRAAIVIHGSSGSSANAIHALSEALATHGVETWAIDIRGHGSSGTRGDIGHVGQLEKDLEDFVAVVRKSAPSVPITLLGHSAGGGFALRVASSPIQNLFARTILLAPYLGYDAPTNQPNSGGWASADIPRIFGLMALRKLGIDCCEALPTLAFAVPPNSANMLVPAYSNRLMRNFATRGYRADLAAATKPLTIISGAADELMLADKYAEAVRSITLSVDVKLIDGVDHIGVVSDPRAVSVIADDVAKGESGA; from the coding sequence ATGTTGAAATGGCTGTTGCGCGCGTCCGGCGTTCTGAAATGGGCCCTGTGCGGGGTGGGCGTCCTCGCCGTGCTGCTCACGGCCATGATCGCGACGCCGCTGAAAAACCCTCCCGAGCTGCATTCCGTCTCGGCGGCCCGCAAGAACGTCGACTACTCCAACTTACCTGCCATCGAGCGGTTTCAGGCCCGCGACGGCACGATGCTCGGCTTCCGCCATTATTCGGCGAGCGGCCCGGCGAGCGGCCGCGCCGCAATCGTGATTCACGGCTCGTCCGGTTCCAGCGCAAACGCGATCCATGCGTTGTCAGAGGCGTTGGCGACGCACGGCGTTGAAACCTGGGCGATCGACATCCGCGGCCACGGCTCGTCGGGTACCCGCGGCGACATCGGCCATGTCGGCCAGCTCGAGAAGGATCTCGAAGATTTCGTCGCGGTGGTCCGCAAGAGCGCGCCGAGCGTGCCGATAACGCTGCTCGGCCATTCCGCGGGCGGTGGTTTTGCGTTGCGGGTTGCAAGTTCCCCGATCCAGAACCTGTTCGCGCGCACTATCCTGCTGGCGCCCTATCTCGGCTATGATGCGCCGACCAACCAGCCGAATTCCGGCGGCTGGGCCAGTGCCGATATTCCACGCATTTTCGGATTGATGGCGCTGCGCAAGCTCGGCATCGATTGCTGCGAGGCGCTGCCGACGCTGGCCTTCGCGGTGCCGCCGAATTCGGCAAACATGCTGGTACCAGCCTATTCCAACCGGCTGATGCGCAATTTTGCAACGCGCGGCTATCGGGCCGATCTTGCCGCTGCGACCAAACCGCTCACGATCATCTCCGGCGCCGCCGATGAATTGATGCTGGCGGACAAATATGCCGAGGCCGTGCGCAGCATTACGCTCTCGGTCGACGTCAAACTGATCGACGGCGTCGATCACATCGGCGTCGTCAGCGATCCCAGGGCGGTTTCCGTCATCGCCGATGACGTGGCGAAAGGGGAGAGCGGCGCATGA
- the purD gene encoding phosphoribosylamine--glycine ligase produces the protein MHILLLGSGGREHALAWKIAASPLVTKLWCAPGNAGIAREAECVALDIADHAAVIDFCKRERIELVVVGPETPLAAGIVDDLAAAGIKAFGPSKQAARLEGSKGFTKALCTEFNIPTGAYRRFAKAGDALAYVRAQGAPIVVKADGLAAGKGVVVAKTLREAEGAVAMMFDGAFGAAGAEVVIEEFLSGREISFFALSDGGTAIPLASAQDHKRVFDRDEGPNTGGMGAYSPTPFVTPEIHAEIMARIILPTVKGMKARGTPFRGILYAGVMLTPEGPKLFEYNVRFGDPECQVLMLRMMSDIVPAMLAACDGQLKNFDLRWFDEAALTVVMAAKGYPGDYAKGTRIEGLDDAAKAEGVEIFHAGTVSKDGTILANGGRVLNVCALGKTVAEAQRRAYEAIDRIQWPEGFCRRDIGWQAVEREKAGG, from the coding sequence ATGCACATCCTCCTGCTCGGTTCCGGCGGCCGCGAACATGCTCTGGCGTGGAAGATCGCTGCTTCCCCCCTGGTGACAAAACTCTGGTGCGCCCCCGGCAATGCCGGCATCGCACGGGAGGCGGAATGCGTGGCGCTCGATATTGCCGACCACGCCGCAGTGATCGATTTCTGCAAGCGTGAACGGATCGAGCTTGTCGTGGTCGGCCCGGAAACGCCGCTCGCGGCCGGCATCGTCGATGATCTCGCGGCCGCCGGCATCAAGGCGTTCGGGCCGAGCAAGCAGGCCGCCCGGCTCGAGGGCTCCAAGGGATTCACAAAAGCGCTCTGCACCGAGTTCAACATTCCGACCGGCGCCTATCGCCGGTTTGCCAAGGCCGGCGACGCGCTGGCCTATGTCCGCGCGCAAGGCGCGCCGATCGTGGTCAAGGCCGATGGGCTGGCGGCGGGCAAGGGCGTGGTGGTGGCAAAAACCTTGCGCGAAGCCGAGGGTGCCGTCGCCATGATGTTCGATGGCGCGTTCGGCGCGGCCGGTGCGGAAGTCGTGATCGAGGAATTCTTGTCCGGCCGCGAGATCAGTTTTTTCGCGCTGTCCGACGGGGGGACCGCGATCCCGCTTGCGTCCGCGCAGGACCACAAGCGGGTGTTCGATCGCGACGAGGGGCCGAACACCGGCGGCATGGGCGCCTATTCGCCGACGCCGTTTGTCACGCCGGAAATCCATGCCGAGATCATGGCGAGGATCATTCTACCCACAGTTAAAGGCATGAAAGCGCGCGGCACGCCGTTTCGCGGCATCCTGTATGCCGGCGTGATGCTCACACCCGAAGGCCCAAAACTGTTCGAATACAATGTCCGCTTCGGCGATCCCGAATGCCAGGTGCTGATGCTGCGGATGATGTCGGACATCGTGCCGGCGATGCTCGCTGCCTGCGACGGTCAGTTGAAGAATTTTGATCTGCGCTGGTTTGACGAGGCGGCGCTGACGGTGGTGATGGCGGCAAAGGGTTATCCCGGCGATTATGCGAAGGGCACCCGTATCGAAGGGCTCGATGACGCGGCAAAAGCCGAAGGCGTCGAGATTTTTCACGCCGGCACGGTATCGAAGGATGGCACCATCCTCGCCAATGGCGGACGCGTGCTGAACGTCTGCGCGCTGGGCAAGACCGTCGCCGAGGCGCAGCGGCGTGCCTATGAGGCGATCGATCGCATCCAATGGCCGGAAGGCTTTTGCCGCCGCGACATCGGCTGGCAGGCGGTGGAGCGGGAGAAAGCGGGCGGTTAG